A single region of the Brienomyrus brachyistius isolate T26 chromosome 10, BBRACH_0.4, whole genome shotgun sequence genome encodes:
- the LOC125750814 gene encoding non-POU domain-containing octamer-binding protein-like, with product MQGNREPRPEEQSYGSARAQGPLYQQNKGANRNGQHAENAKPTNATLTIDLQTFKKPGEKTYTQRSRLYVGNLPMGVTEQEVEKLFSKYGKPAEIFINKERGFGFVRLETRTLAEIAKAELDDTNFKGRQLRVRFATQGAALTVKNLPQFISNELLEEAFSIFGQVERAIVIVDDRGRPTGKGIVEFTSKAPARKALDRCAEGAFLLTASPRPITVEPMEQFDEDEGLPEKIINKNQQFHKEREQPPRFAQPGSFEYDFALRWKALLDMEKQQHAQVDRNIREAREKLEAEMTGAQHEHQVMLMRQDLLRRQEELRRMEEKQEMQKRKQAEMRQNEEMARRQQEGFQGFPENRQQEMRMHMGGPGMGLNRSSMGGNPLNAGPQNMPADSKPLMHNNFPMEGAGNSAMMGAMPGAMPGFPRGPPGPTDFKRPRF from the exons ATGCAAGGAAACCGAGAGCCTCGACCCGAAGAGCAGAGTTATGGATCTGCCAGAGCGCAGGGCCCCCTGTACCAGCAGAATAAAGGGGCGAACCGCAATGGGCAGCATGCAGAAAACGCCAAGCCGACTAATGCAA CTTTAACAATAGATCTGCAGACCTTCAAGAAGCCTGGTGAAAAGACTTATACTCAGCGGAGCAGGCTGTATGTTGGTAATTTACCAATGGGGGTGACTGAACAAGAGGTGGAGAAGCTGTTTTCAAAGTATGGAAAACCTGCAGAGATATTCATTAATAAGGAAAGGGGATTTGGCTTCGTCAGATTG GAGACCAGAACCTTGGCTGAGATCGCGAAAGCGGAGCTGGACGACACAAACTTTAAGGGCAGGCAGCTGCGCGTGCGTTTCGCTACTCAGGGAGCTGCTCTCACCGTGAAGAACCTGCCGCAGTTCATCTCCAACGAGCTCCTGGAAGAGGCTTTCTCCATCTTCGGCCAGGTGGAGAGGGCCATCGTCATCGTGGACGACCGGGGGAGGCCCACGGGCAAAGGCATCGTGGAGTTCACCAGCAAAGCGCCCGCTAGAAAAGCCCTGGATCGATGCGCAGAGGGGGCTTTCTTGTTAACTGC ATCTCCAAGGCCGATTACCGTGGAGCCAATGGAGCAGTTTGATGAAGATGAAGGGCTGCCCGAGAAGATCATTAACAAAAACCAGCAGTTTCACAA GGAGCGAGAGCAGCCCCCACGCTTCGCCCAGCCGGGGTCATTTGAGTATGACTTCGCGCTGCGCTGGAAGGCTCTACTGGACATGGAGAAGCAGCAGCATGCGCAGGTGGACAGAAACATCCGGGAAGCGAGGGAGAAGCTGGAGGCGGAGATGACGGGGGCGCAGCACGAGCACCAGGTCATGCTGATGAGGCAGG ACCTGCTCCGACGGCAGGAGGAGCTCCGGAGGATGGAGGAGAAGCAGGAGATGCAGAAGCGCAAGCAGGCGGAGATGCGGCAGAACGAGGAGATGGCTCGCAGGCAGCAAGAAGGCTTCCAGGGCTTCCCCGAAAAC AGACAGCAGGAGATGAGGATGCACATGGGAG GTCCAGGAATGGGACTGAATAGGAGCTCGATGGGAGGAAACCCCCTAAACGCAGGACCGCAGAACATGCCAGCTGATTCGAAACCCTTAATG CACAACAACTTCCCAATGGAGGGAGCTGGAAACAGTGCTATGATGGGGGCCATGCCAGGAGCCATGCCTGGCTTTCCCAGGGGCCCCCCCGGACCCACAGACTTCAAGCGCCCCAGATTTTAG